GCAAGGAGTACCGCCTGGGCCACGACTTCGGCGTGTTGACGCGCGGGTATCACGCCCACCTCGCCACGCAGGGGGAGGCGCTGGACGAACTCGGCACCCTCGCCACCGCCCACCGCGCCTGCCTGCTGTGCTACGAGGCGGACCCCGGCACGTGCCACCGCTCGCTGATCGCCCGGAGATTGCAGGACCTGGGATTGGTGGGGGACGTGGACCACCTGCGCGTCGTCTGACGCCCGGCCTGCTCTCACATGAACGCCGCATAAAAGTGTAAGACCCCCCAGCGTACCTTCGCGGGGTGAGCGTTCTGAATGGTCTTTTGCAGGTCATGGTGAAGGGGGGAGCCAGCGATATTCACCTGCGGGCGGGGACGGCCCCGGCGGGACGTGTGAACGGCTCGATTCAACGGTTCGGTGAGGCGCGGCTGACGCCCGAGCATGTGGAGCTGTTCGCCCGCGAGATGATGCCCCGACCCGGCATGTGGGAGGAGTTCGTGGCGAGGCGCGAGGCCGACTTCGCCTATGGGGTGCCGGGTCTCGCCCGCTTTCGCGTGAACGCCTACTACCAGCGCGGCTCGGTGGGCCTGATCATGCGCGTGATCGAGGACAAGCCCATCCCCTCCTTCAAGGACCTCGGCCTCCCGGAGTCCACCTTCGAGGCCCTCGCCGCCCACGAGCGCGGCCTGATCCTCGTGACGGGGCCGACCGGCTCGGGCAAGACGACCACGCTCGCCTCCATCATCGACTACATCAACGCGACCAGCCCGGTAAATATCGTGACGCTGGAGGACCCCATCGAGGTCGTCCACCGCGACAAGACGGCCCTGATCTCCCAGCGCGAACTCGGCACTGACACCATGAGCTTTTCCGCCGGGCTACGGGCGTCGATGCGCCAGGACCCCGACGTGATCCTGATCGGCGAGATGCGCGACAAGGAGACCGTGGAGGCCGCCCTCTCCGCCGCGCAGACCGGGCACCTCGTCTTCTCCACCCTGCACACGCAGGACGCCGTGCGGACCGTCAACCGCATCATCGACTTCTTCGCCCCGCACGAGCGCGACCAGATTCGCCTCGGCCTCTCCGAGAGTATCGTCGGCATCGTCAGCCAGCGCCTCCTGCCCCGCGCGGGCGGCGGGCGCGTACTGGGCATGGAAATCCTGCTGGGCACCCCCACCGTCCGTGAGTGCATCAAGGACGTGGACCGGATGGAGGAGGTGAAGCAGGCCCTTCTGGAAGGCGGGGCGCGCGGAATGCACACCTTCGACCAGCACCTCGCCGAACTCGTCACCGAGGGCAAGATGACGGAGGAGGACGCCATGCAGTCGGCCACCAGTCCCCACGAACTCAAGATCATGATGATGACCCGGCAGTACGCGTAAGCCGGAAAGGTTCAGCCCCTCGCCTTGAGCTGGCCCCCATACAGTGAGGGGGCGCGGGATTGGCCTGCTGAGCCGGGCGTCCAATGCAGCCATGACGACACAGGGGCAGATGAAACCCGAGGAACGCCTCGTGATGGGCTTCGTCGGGGTGTTTGTGGCGGCCTTCGCCTTCGCATACGCCACGCCGATTCAGAAGGTGCTGATCGGCGGCGTCGGGGTGACGGCGGTGGTGGTGGCGCTGCTGGGGAGGAACCCGCTGGGGGGTGGGGCGGAGGGGTAAGAGAAAGGCGCGGGCTGGAGCGCACGCTTTACTGTGTATACTGTATCTACACAGGAGGTCGGTCGTGACCAGGAGCAAGGTTTTTAAGAGTGGAAATAGCCAAGCC
This DNA window, taken from Deinococcus sp. YIM 134068, encodes the following:
- a CDS encoding PilT/PilU family type 4a pilus ATPase codes for the protein MSVLNGLLQVMVKGGASDIHLRAGTAPAGRVNGSIQRFGEARLTPEHVELFAREMMPRPGMWEEFVARREADFAYGVPGLARFRVNAYYQRGSVGLIMRVIEDKPIPSFKDLGLPESTFEALAAHERGLILVTGPTGSGKTTTLASIIDYINATSPVNIVTLEDPIEVVHRDKTALISQRELGTDTMSFSAGLRASMRQDPDVILIGEMRDKETVEAALSAAQTGHLVFSTLHTQDAVRTVNRIIDFFAPHERDQIRLGLSESIVGIVSQRLLPRAGGGRVLGMEILLGTPTVRECIKDVDRMEEVKQALLEGGARGMHTFDQHLAELVTEGKMTEEDAMQSATSPHELKIMMMTRQYA
- a CDS encoding DUF488 domain-containing protein yields the protein MTPPTLLTIGYENADLDAFLDTLTERGVTLLVDTRERAQSRRRGYSKTALTDALRERGIEYRHLRALGTPPSLRKEYRLGHDFGVLTRGYHAHLATQGEALDELGTLATAHRACLLCYEADPGTCHRSLIARRLQDLGLVGDVDHLRVV